In Acidimicrobiia bacterium, the following are encoded in one genomic region:
- a CDS encoding nucleoside-diphosphate sugar epimerase/dehydratase, with protein sequence MKVRASVPLLPLDLFLAAAAYSLVLVLRFNGHIPTHYWHAFRLFLPLALGVHLVANWLAGLYGQVWRYASIAEARRVLAAGFVSGVVLFVASYATSEPMPRSVIILGALVVTYFLGMLRFQSRLFAFNRAMARPEAGLRIAVVGAGKAAATIVREMLDHPQEGLSPVVVVDDDRRKHGLSLLGVPVVGDTDSLGDAIKRYDVQQIVLAVTAADRALIERVAATSDATGVPLKVLPGVREVVRGEPTVKDVRDLRIEDLLGRKQVSTDLEAVRALLAGRTVLITGAGSIGSEIARQVAQLEPKRLVLLDHDETHLHDAAALLAVEVVQVLADIRDARVVLDAFHRYRPEVVFHAAAHKHVPLLESHPCEAVATNILGTRNVVDAAIAVGVERFVFISTDKAVRPASVMGASKWVGEQIVLSSAPAGTRFCSVRFGNVLGSRGSVIPTFARQIAGGGPVTVTDPKMTRFFMSVHEAVQLVLQASVFVEGGEVFMLEMGEAVNIRDLAERMIRLSGRAVGTDIAIRIDGPRPGEKLVEELRAPAERAEATAHPSILRLVPVPLPVDQLSDGILSLSELAAGRCDDDAARVLFELVSGPQPDGDLFVDVAALERSELWSPSNS encoded by the coding sequence GTGAAGGTGCGCGCGAGCGTTCCGCTCCTTCCCCTCGACCTCTTCCTGGCTGCGGCCGCCTACTCGCTCGTCCTCGTCCTGCGGTTCAACGGGCACATCCCGACGCACTACTGGCACGCCTTTCGTCTGTTCCTGCCGCTCGCGCTCGGCGTGCACCTCGTGGCGAACTGGCTCGCCGGGCTCTACGGCCAGGTGTGGCGCTACGCGAGCATCGCCGAGGCCCGGCGGGTGCTCGCGGCCGGCTTCGTCTCGGGCGTCGTCCTGTTCGTCGCCAGCTACGCGACGAGCGAGCCGATGCCCCGCTCGGTGATCATCCTCGGCGCGCTCGTGGTCACGTACTTCCTCGGGATGTTGCGCTTCCAGTCACGCCTCTTCGCGTTCAACCGCGCCATGGCGCGGCCCGAGGCGGGGCTACGGATCGCGGTCGTCGGCGCGGGCAAGGCCGCCGCGACGATCGTGCGAGAGATGCTCGACCACCCGCAGGAAGGCCTTTCGCCCGTCGTCGTCGTCGACGACGACCGCCGCAAGCACGGCCTTTCGCTCCTCGGTGTTCCGGTCGTCGGCGACACCGACAGCCTCGGCGACGCGATCAAGCGCTACGACGTGCAGCAGATCGTGCTCGCCGTCACCGCGGCCGACCGGGCGCTCATCGAGCGCGTCGCCGCGACGTCCGACGCGACCGGAGTGCCGCTCAAGGTCCTCCCCGGCGTGCGCGAGGTCGTGCGCGGCGAGCCGACGGTGAAGGACGTGCGCGACCTGCGCATCGAGGACCTCCTCGGTCGCAAGCAGGTGTCGACCGACCTCGAAGCGGTGCGGGCGCTCCTCGCGGGACGCACGGTGCTCATCACCGGTGCGGGTTCGATCGGCAGCGAGATCGCGCGGCAGGTCGCACAGCTCGAGCCGAAGCGCCTGGTGCTGCTCGACCACGACGAGACGCACCTCCACGACGCGGCCGCGCTGCTCGCGGTCGAGGTCGTGCAGGTCCTCGCCGACATCCGTGACGCGCGGGTCGTCCTCGACGCGTTCCACCGGTATCGGCCCGAGGTCGTGTTCCACGCAGCCGCGCACAAGCACGTGCCGTTGCTCGAGAGCCACCCGTGCGAAGCGGTGGCGACGAACATCCTCGGCACGCGCAACGTCGTCGACGCGGCAATCGCGGTCGGCGTCGAGCGCTTCGTGTTCATCTCGACCGACAAGGCCGTCCGTCCTGCGAGCGTCATGGGCGCGTCGAAGTGGGTGGGCGAGCAGATCGTGCTCTCGAGCGCGCCGGCTGGTACGCGGTTCTGCTCGGTGCGGTTCGGCAACGTGCTCGGCAGCCGGGGCAGCGTGATCCCGACGTTCGCGCGTCAGATCGCCGGCGGTGGCCCCGTGACGGTGACCGACCCGAAGATGACGCGCTTCTTCATGAGCGTGCACGAGGCCGTGCAGCTCGTGCTGCAGGCGTCGGTCTTCGTCGAGGGCGGCGAGGTCTTCATGCTCGAGATGGGGGAGGCGGTGAACATCCGCGACCTCGCCGAGCGGATGATTCGCCTGTCGGGGCGTGCAGTGGGGACGGACATCGCGATCCGCATCGACGGACCGCGTCCGGGTGAGAAGTTGGTCGAGGAGCTGCGAGCACCGGCCGAGCGCGCGGAGGCGACGGCGCACCCGTCGATTCTGCGGCTCGTGCCGGTCCCGCTGCCGGTCGACCAGTTGAGCGACGGTATCCTGAGTCTGAGCGAGTTGGCGGCCGGGCGGTGTGACGACGACGCGGCGCGGGTTCTGTTCGAATTGGTGAGCGGCCCGCAGCCGGATGGGGATCTCTTCGTCGATGTGGCTGCGTTGGAACGGAGTGAGTTGTGGAGCCCATCGAATTCCTGA